The nucleotide window CGGTCGTCGCCTGGCTGGTCACTTCATGATGCAGACATTTCACTACTTTCCGGATCTTCCGGTCTTTGGACCGGACCTCGATCCCGAGCGCCCCCTGCCCTACGGCAGGCAGCATCACGTGCGGATCGAGCGTCTCCCCGATCCGGTCCGCCCACCCCAACCGCACCACACCAGCGCGGGCGAGGATCATGCCGCCCCAGGTGGAGCCGGTGAGTTTTTGATACCGTGTATTCAGATTGCCACGGAGATCGATGACCGAGAGGTCCGGGCGCCGATGCAGGAGCTGTGATGTGCGGCGCAGGCTGCCCGTCGCGATCACGGCACCGGCCGGCTGGCCCGTCAGCGTCCGTTCTTTGGCATTCGGGCGCGGAAGGAACACGTCGCGCACATCCTCGCGCTCGGTGACCGCGGCGAGCACCAGCCCATCGGGCAGGTGTGTGGGCAGGTCCTTCAGGCTGTGCACCGCGAGATCGATGGCACCATCGAGGAGGGCACGTTCGATCTCCCGCGTGAAGAGGCCCTTGTCGCCGATGCGCGACAGGGGTGCGTCCAGGATCCGGTCGCCGGTCGTCTTGATGATGACGATCTCGACGCTGGTGGACGGGAATGTCTGCGTGAGGCGGTCGCGTACCCAGTGGGCTTGC belongs to Ignavibacteriota bacterium and includes:
- the hemC gene encoding hydroxymethylbilane synthase; the encoded protein is MATDIIRIGSRGSALALWQAHWVRDRLTQTFPSTSVEIVIIKTTGDRILDAPLSRIGDKGLFTREIERALLDGAIDLAVHSLKDLPTHLPDGLVLAAVTEREDVRDVFLPRPNAKERTLTGQPAGAVIATGSLRRTSQLLHRRPDLSVIDLRGNLNTRYQKLTGSTWGGMILARAGVVRLGWADRIGETLDPHVMLPAVGQGALGIEVRSKDRKIRKVVKCLHHEVTSQATTAERALLRALEGGCQVPIGTYARIEKGELIMDAMVGSLDGKQVVRGSQHAAPSEADALGRSLADDLLALGARAILEAIRHEANNP